In the Cucurbita pepo subsp. pepo cultivar mu-cu-16 chromosome LG17, ASM280686v2, whole genome shotgun sequence genome, TCAAAATCCATCCTAAACCCataaaaaaccctaaataGCAACAATATCATGGAGTACCCTTAACCTGAAGCCATCAATCAAGTAGATCATTTCGGAGCAGCGGTGGCTGGAGCACCAAGTAAACTCGCCTGCTGCATCTCAAGCTCATTGAACTGCTGTTCGCGATCCATTTCAATGATGAGCGGCACCACCAAGATGAGAAAAGTCGTCCCTGCAATCCACGCAGCTTTACCGGTGCTACGAAGAAGCTTTTGGGAGACGAATGCGGCATCAGAAGCCGTACTTTTCGCCCGCTGCACGATTTGGGAATCGGAGACAGAACGGGAAACCCTAGACAAGACGCCTAAATTATCATCACCATTAGTAATAGAAGGCCGCTTATTACCTCGAGACGCCATGAAAGGATACAGACGAAGAAATTGAAACAGTGGAAGGAAGAATGGACGCGATCCGATTGATAGAGATATTGatactgaaaataaaaattaaaaaaaaaaaaaaaaaaaaaaaaaaaaaaNNNNNNNNNNNNNNNNNNNNNNNNNNNNNNNNNNNNNNNNNNNNNNNNNNNNNNNNNNNNNNNNNNNNNNNNNNNNNNNNNNNNNNNNNNNNNNNNNNNNNNNNNNNNNNNNNNNNNNNNNNNNNNNNNNNNNNNNNNNNNaaaaaaaaaaaaaaaaaaaaaaaggttaggGTTTTGGGTGTCTGAAAAAAGCCCAGCCCAGTAGGGAGTAAGAATAAAGCCCAATTTAACTAAGCCCATTTggctaaataaaaataattaaaaaaaattctaaaaattgtaattaccattaatatttaaaaacaccACATTTTAAGACcaaccataaataaataaaaaaaagaaaaaactccgTGGCCAATCAAAAGCCGCCACGTCAAAACAACCTCTGGAAATTTTCCCGAGAAAATTTCAgggcaaaagaaaaaaactcaaGATTTTCCGAGAAAATTTCTTTGACCGATCAAAGAAACCAAATCCCGCATTCCTTTCGCCTCCCCTaccttttctttattctccTCCAAACACAAAAGATTTCCCCAACAATTCCCAAAATCAAATGGCCCTTCCTTTGATTCTCCCTTAAATGccttctcctcctccctcCTCCCCATTGCCGGCGCCGTCCTGCCGGTCCCTCTCCTCTCCGTCCTCAATCTAACCTTTCTCCACCCCTCTCCAACCATGTCCATTCTCAACCCCTTTCAGCTTCTAGAGCTCAATGTCATCTCAGCTCAAGATTTGGCTCCCGTCTCCCGTTCCATGAGGACCTACGCCGTCGCCTGGGTTCACCCCGACCGGAAATTATCCACCCGTGTCGACACTCACGGCCACAACAACCCCACATGGAACGACAAGTTTGTATTCCGCGTCGACGATGAATTCTTGCACACCGACACATCCGCGGTAATGATCGAGATCTACGCTTTACATTGGTTTAAAGACATTCATGTCGGAACTGTTCGGATTCTTGTCGGGAATCTCATCCCCACTCAGCCGCGTCTCCACCAATT is a window encoding:
- the LOC111778502 gene encoding mitochondrial import receptor subunit TOM9-2-like; this encodes MASRGNKRPSITNGDDNLGVLSRVSRSVSDSQIVQRAKSTASDAAFVSQKLLRSTGKAAWIAGTTFLILVVPLIIEMDREQQFNELEMQQASLLGAPATAAPK